The Coffea eugenioides isolate CCC68of chromosome 8, Ceug_1.0, whole genome shotgun sequence genome has a segment encoding these proteins:
- the LOC113781365 gene encoding (S)-coclaurine N-methyltransferase yields the protein MDAIIQAPYDATVRFMLASLERNLLPDAVIRRLTRLLLAGRLRSGYKPTSEQQLSDLLAFAHSLREMPTAIQTEVPKSQHYELPTSFFKLVLGEHLKYSCCLFSDKSKTLEDAEKAMLELYCERSQIKDGHTVLDVGCGWGSLALYIAQKYSSCKVTGICNSVTQKAHIEEQCRDHQLQNVEIIVADISTFEMEASYDRIFSIEMFEHMKNYRDLLKKISAWLKPDGLLFVHHFCHKAFAYHFEDVSDDDWITRYFFTGGTMPAANLLLYFQDDVSIVNHWLVNGKHYAQTSEEWLKRMDQNLSSITPIMQSTYGKDSAVKWTVYWRTFFIAVAELFGYNDGEEWMVVHFLFKKKLSSP from the exons ATGGATGCAATAATTCAGGCACCCTATGATGCTACTGTGCGGTTTATGTTGGCCTCGTTGGAACGCAATTTATTGCCGGATGCTGTCATAAGAAGACTCACTCGCCTACTTTTGGCCGGCCGCCTTCGGTCTGGTTACAAGCCCACTTCTGAACAACAACTCTCTGACCTCCTTGCCTTCGCGCATT CTTTGAGAGAAATGCCAACAGCCATCCAGACTGAGGtgccaaaatctcaacattatgAGCTTCCTACTTCTTTCTTCAAGCTTGTTCTTGGAGAGCATCTGAAATACAG CTGTTGTCTTTTCTCGGACAAGTCAAAGACTCTCGAGGATGCAGAGAAAGCAATGCTGGAGCTATACTGTGAAAGGTCACAAATAAAAGATGGCCATACTGTTCTTGATGTTGGTTGTGGTTGGGGATCTCTTGCTCTGTACATAGCACAAAAGTATAGCAGTTGCAAGGTTACAGGGATTTGCAATTCAGTAACCCAGAAAGCACACATTGAGGAGCAGTGCCg AGATCATCAGCTACAGAACGTGGAGATTATTGTTGCAGATATTAGCACTTTTGAAATGGAAGCATCCTATGACCGGAtattttcgattgaaatgtttGAG CATATGAAAAACTACAGGGATCTTCTTAAGAAGATATCAGCGTGGTTGAAACCAGATGGTCTTCTTTTTGTTCATCACTTTTGCCATAAAGCATTTGCTTACCATTTTGAG GATGTGAGTGATGATGATTGGATTACCAGGTATTTCTTTACGGGAGGCACAATGCCTGCAGCAAACCTACTCCTTTACTTTCAG GATGATGTTTCTATAGTCAATCATTGGCTAGTGAATGGGAAACACTATGCACAGACAAG TGAGGAATGGCTTAAAAGAATGGACCAGAACTTGAGTTCTATAACCCCAATAATGCAGTCAACATATGGTAAGGATTCAGCCGTCAAATGGACCGTCTATTGGAGAACTTTCTTTATTGCAGTAGCAGAATTGTTTGGGTACAACGATGGAGAAGAATGGATGGTTGTACATTtcctgttcaagaagaaactctcAAGTCCATAG
- the LOC113779053 gene encoding protein PLASTID MOVEMENT IMPAIRED 1-RELATED 1-like, whose protein sequence is MVISKDDTVMSNDEGLSSGQLLRDIGEISQALYLHKDPSKSVHLQSKHQSIFGTKASVRDVFQKEKKSSIWGWKPLKALTHIRSHRFNCFFFLHVHSVEGLPSNFNDLILCVNWKRKNEVFKTHPVRVFEGIAKFEETLMHQCSVYVSRNGPQNSAKYEPKLFLLQASIIGAPTLDIGKHWVDLARLLPLTVEELEEEKRTSGKWTTSFKLKGKAKGAILNVSFGFSILGDNPFDPRHFLTVSDMPKDSGQTPIAISSDCDQSSSNIALRRSGSVPRKSYNGHQHVSSQSLDMKYLSEVFPNQNSELARSINFLYQKLDEGKFGNLKEVDGFHENLVPFNSKSASSGNGFDDSDFIVIDQGVELSVKDDLKLDHNSTECFNKPVIETIDVAEIFQEDMTDFSAKGEPNSNHLLDCSNSCESAIQSKCEENNVYGKESTVEESPMVSCKFIASESAEFDMSSNISKCIEEETYMDAESSCGASKLVRSLSLDDVTESVANEFLDMLGFGHNPRDMTSDGEPESPRGHLLKQFEMEFCAFGNPILDLDVASERIEVSGVARTGSGRVACSDDFDLSQVIQEAEKEYNRVTQSLRSRRNAKMLENLETETLMQRWGLNDKVFQNSPRITSDGFGSPVYFPPEEPSKLPALAEGLGPTIQTKSGGLLRSMSSSLFRRAKNSAKLIMQVSNAVVLPAVMGSNVVEILQCWASGGAEDMFAKANELMPLEDITGRTMEQVIQETEHSSEVIKRFDQSAPLNDFRVKDHSFVLEKNDEGSLFGQNAPNLGSKTEKVYSDYVSLEDLVPLAVANFEALSIEGLRIQCGWSDAEAPSCIRPQFTENWTSVGQNVKLGGVMGSLGPTPLQLLDVKREDGIAELIKFSVSLNEWIRLDAVDIDYENEVDGEMLKILAAHDADLFDLGGLQMTRNGQRVKLSGSNSHLFGNNFTLALRLQLRDPFRDFEMVGSSMLALAQVERICIPVHDEMHNTNIETDLSNKKDDLNEEFVMEGTSAEENHKCINAAPFISRFKISGVHVAGFNVEPNGRGMLINPRQLQSGSRWLLSSGMNRTSKCPFSKSNAITKPSSQLLKKRTCDTLWSISSEVQSAAARWKHFAGLNIHVRNPDIAFPS, encoded by the exons ATGGTGATTTCCAAAGATGATACTGTGATGAGTAATGATGAAGGATTGAGCAGTGGACAGTTATTGCGCGATATTGGGGAAATAAGCCAAGCCCTTTACCTGCACAAAGACCCATCCAAGTCTGTACATTTGCAATCCAAGCATCAATCAATTTTTGGTACTAAGGCTAGTGTAAGAGATGTGTTCCAAAAGGAGAAGAAGTCATCAATTTGGGGTTGGAAGCCCTTAAAGGCTCTGACACATATTCGTAGTCATCGATTCAattgtttcttctttcttcatGTACATTCTGTTGAGGGTCTACCTTCCAACTTTAATGATCTTATTCTTTGTGTAAATTGGAAAAGGAAGAATGAGGTTTTCAAAACTCATCCTGTTCGTGTTTTCGAAGGGATAGCCAAGTTTGAGGAAACTTTGATGCATCAGTGTTCTGTTTATGTTAGTAGAAATGGTCCACAAAATTCAGCAAAGTATGAGCCTaaactttttcttcttcaggcTTCCATTATTGGAGCTCCAACTCTAGATATTGGTAAGCATTGGGTGGACCTCGCAAGGCTGCTTCCTTTGACTGTAGAGGAGTTAGAAGAGGAGAAGAGGACCTCGGGGAAGTGGACAACAAGCTTTAAGCTGAAAGGCAAGGCCAAAGGTGCTATCCTGAATGTTAGTTTTGGATTTTCAATTCTGGGGGATAATCCATTTGACCCAAGACATTTTCTGACGGTCTCTGATATGCCTAAGGATAGTGGGCAGACACCAATTGCTATATCCTCAGATTGTGATCAAAGTAGCAGCAACATTGCTCTTAGGAGGAGCGGTAGTgttccaagaaaatcatataATGGGCATCAGCATGTTTCATCACAATCATTAGATATGAAATATCTTAGTGAAGTGTTTCCTAACCAAAACTCGGAGCTCGCTAGGTCAATAAATTTTTTGTACCAAAAGCTTGATGAGGGAAAGTTTGGTAATCTTAAGGAGGTGGATGGCTTTCATGAAAATCTTGTGCCCTTTAATTCTAAGTCTGCCTCTTCTGGAAATGGCTTTGATGATTCTGACTTTATTGTAATTGATCAGGGCGTGGAATTGTCTGTGAAGGATGATTTGAAACTTGACCATAATTCTACTGAATGTTTTAACAAGCCTGTCATTGAAACTATAGATGTTGCTGAGATTTTTCAGGAAGATATGACAGATTTTAGTGCTAAAGGGGAACCAAATTCAAATCATCTACTTGATTGTAGTAACAGCTGTGAAAGTGCAATACAGAGCAAGTGTGAGGAGAATAATGTATATGGTAAAGAATCAACCGTGGAAGAATCTCCAATGGTTTCATGTAAATTCATAGCCTCTGAATCAGCAGAATTTGACATGTCATCAAATATAAGCAAGTGTATTGAGGAGGAGACCTACATGGACGCCGAATCTAGTTGTGGAGCAAGTAAGTTGGTACGGTCACTTAGTCTGGACGATGTCACTGAATCTGTTGCTAACGAGTTTCTTGATATGTTGGGCTTTGGGCACAACCCCAGAGACATGACTTCTGATGGTGAGCCGGAGTCTCCAAGAGGGCATCTTCTGAAACAGTTTGAAATGGAATTCTGTGCGTTTGGAAATCCTATACTTGATTTGGATGTAGCTTCAGAGCGAATAGAAGTCTCTGGTGTTGCTCGAACTGGCTCTGGGAGGGTGGCATGTTCTGATGATTTTGATTTGTCACAGGTCATTCAGGAAGCTGAAAAAGAGTATAACAGGGTTACACAATCACTGAGAAGCAGACGGAATGCAAAAATGCTTGAAAACTTGGAAACTGAAACTTTAATGCAAAGATGGGGCCTAAATGATAAGGTATTCCAAAATTCTCCACGAATTACCTCTGATGGATTTGGAAGCCCAGTCTATTTTCCTCCCGAAGAACCTTCAAAATTACCTGCTCTTGCAGAAGGCTTAGGTCCAACTATTCAGACAAAGAGTGGAGGCTTATTGCGTTCAATGAGTTCTTCTCTTTTCAGGAGGGCAAAAAACAGTGCAAAGCTGATAATGCAAGTTTCTAATGCAGTTGTACTACCAGCAGTTATGGGTTCCAATGTTGTGGAGATACTACAGTGCTGGGCATCAGGGGGAGCCGAAGATATGTTTGCTAAGGCAAATGAATTGATGCCTTTGGAGGACATTACTGGAAGGACGATGGAACAAGTCATCCAGGAAACTGAGCACAGTTCGGAAGTTATTAAGAG GTTTGACCAATCTGCTCCGCTTAATGACTTCAGGGTCAAAGATCATTCATTTGTCTTGGAAAAGAATGATGAAGGATCACTGTTTGGTCAGAATGCTCCAAACTTAGGctcaaaaacagaaaaagtaTATTCAGATTATGTGTCTTTGGAAGATCTTGTTCCATTAGCAGTGGCTAATTTTGAAGCTCTCTCCATTGAAGGGTTGAGGATTCAATGTGGCTGGTCAGATGCAGAAGCACCTTCATGCATTAGGCCCCAGTTTACTGAGAACTGGACCTCTGTAGGCCAGAATGTTAAACTAGGTGGAGTTATGGGATCTTTGGGACCCACTCCATTGCAACTTTTGGATGTCAAAAGGGAAGATGGTATTGCTGAGTTAATCAAATTCTCTGTCTCCTTGAATGAATGGATTAGGTTAGATGCAGTAGATATTGATTATGAGAATGAAGTTGATGGAGAGATGTTGAAAATCTTAGCAGCTCATGATGCTGATCTTTTCGATTTAGGTGGTTTACAGATGACAAGAAATGGTCAACGAGTTAAATTATCAGGTAGTAACAGTCATTTGTTCGGTAACAACTTCACATTAGCTCTTAGGTTGCAGCTCAGAGATCCGTTTCGTGACTTTGAAATGGTTGGATCATCAATGCTTGCTCTGGCTCAAGTTGAACGAATTTGTATTCCTGTGCATGATGAAATGCATAACACAAATATAGAAACAGATTTGAGCAACAAAAAGGATGATCTGAATGAAGAGTTTGTTATGGAGGGAACCAGTGCTGAAGAAAATCATAAGTGCATCAACGCAGCACCGTTCATCTCTCGGTTTAAAATCTCTGGAGTCCATGTCGCAGGTTTTAATGTTGAGCCAAATGGTAGGGGGATGTTAATTAATCCTAGACAGCTACAATCTGGGTCTCGATGGTTACTTTCTAGTGGTATGAATAGGACAAGCAAGTGTCCTTTTTCCAAGTCCAATGCAATAACAAAACCATCATCACAACTTCTCAAAAAACGAACTTGTGATACTTTGTGGAGCATTTCCTCTGAGGTGCAATCTGCAGCAGCTAGATGGAAGCATTTTGCTGGACTAAATATTCATGTACGCAACCCTGATATTGCTTTTCCAAGTTAA
- the LOC113781143 gene encoding probable WRKY transcription factor 50 — MNIYQHLTTTALHFTSLHLSSSIMDGNYDPNRFTNMSGYNYNSSSAFGSSYSSGMVSTGYGDTNQSNFQVSEFFELDDWMEEDQTFMPSGYSTAQSPQQELTEVLGHPGGSSSQQTNRDIGGKERKENREKVAFKTKSEVEILDDGFKWRKYGKKMVKNSPNPRNYYRCSIEGCPVKKRVERDKEDPRYVITTYEGIHNHQGPSQF, encoded by the exons ATGAACATATATCAACACCTCACCACCACTGCACTGCACTTCACTTCACTTCACTTATCATCATCCATCATGGATGGGAACTATGATCCCAACAGGTTCACAAACATGTCTGGTTACAATTACAATTCTAGCAGTGCTTTTGGATCATCATATTCATCTGGGATGGTCAGTACTGGCTATGGTGACACCAACCAGTCGAATTTCCAGGTTTCGGAGTTCTTCGAGCTTGATGATTGGATGGAGGAAGATCAAACATTCATGCCCTCTGGCTACAGTACTGCCCAAAGCCCTCAACAAGAGCTGACTGAAGTCCTTGGTCATCCTGGTGGAAGTAGCAGTCAGCAAACCAACA GAGATATTGGTGGGAAGGAGAGGAAGGAGAACAGAGAAAAGGTTGCATTCAAGACTAAGTCGGAGGTTGAGATACTTGATGATGGCTTCAAGTGGAGGAAGTATGGGAAGAAGATGGTGAAGAACAGCCCAAACCCAAG GAATTACTATAGGTGCTCAATTGAAGGATGCCCAGTGAAGAAGAGAGTTGAAAGAGACAAAGAAGACCCCAGATATGTAATAACAACTTATGAGGGTATCCACAACCACCAAGGCCCTTCTCAGTTCTGA